The nucleotide sequence TAACTAACTTTCACTCCAGTAACTAACTTGGTAACCTATCAACTAACTATAGTTGATTCACTATACCGTAATAATTTGATTTATCTTGTTCATGATGAGTTCTTCGGGTTTCCTTATATTTCAATCATGTTTTGAATGATTATAACCCTTAATCCCTTTGCTTTATGCTATGCATTTTGTCTtcttaattgaataaaaaaatgtaagagagaaggttttattgattttagtcGAATCATCTTTGCTTGCACCACCATTTAGTTCCTTTACATCAACCAGATCATAATGATGAAATTTTTCCTAACATAACATCTTCAAAATCCTTATTTTATTCAGGTCTCACGACATGTATGTATAATATAACCCTACAAACTagtattatgatttttttaactcAATAGGAAGATTCATTCTCTGACAACAAGAAATGAATTCAAAGAATATGGAATTGTTTGTCCTACTTACCTTAATGTCTATTTATAATAGTACTATTTTTATCTTTGTAATTATCTACAAAAAATTAGATCTAACACATTGTTCTCTACCTTCTTTGTATTCCCTTTCATAAATGGTTCAGAGAAGATGGAGTTTCTTACTGAACTAGCAAAAGAAGCTATCTCAAAGCTTGGAGAATTGGCAGTGGAGTCTACGTTGAAGCAGATTGAATATATGACtcactacaaaaaaattattgccGACTTGGAGGAAGAACACGATAAGTTGGAGGGTGTTAAAGAAGCACTACAAGGATGGGTGGACACAAAAAGAATGAATAGAGAAGGAATTGAACCTAACATACAAAATTGGCTAAATGATGTTGCAGCTTTTGAAAATGTGTTAAAAAGTTTCTATGAAGACAAAGTTAAAATGAACAAGAAATGTTTTGGTGGAAAGTGTCCAAATTTGACATATAATTACTCATTGGGAAAGCAAGCCTCTAAAAGCATTGAGTATATTACAAAGTTGAAGGAGGAAAAAAATGAGTTTCAGCTCATATCCTACCATAAAGCTCCACCAACTCTTGGATCGACCTTCACTGAAGATATTAAAAGCTTGGAGTCaaggaaaaaaatcataacaGAAATCATAGACAAACTAAAGGATGATGCGTTCAAAAGAATCAGCATATGTGGGATGGGTGGAGTGGGAAAAACCACATTGGTTAAAGAACTCATCAAATCTGTAGAAAATGAGTTATTTGATAAAGTTGTAATGGCAGTGATTTCCCAAAATCCAGATTACAAGAATATACAGAGTCAAATTGCTGATTGTTTAGGCTTGAGTTTGAAAAGTGAAAGTGTGGAAGGAAGAGGCAGGGAATTAATGCAAAGATTGAAAGAAATTGATGATGATGGAAAGACTAAAGTCCTAATTGTGCTCGACGATGTGTGGAGCGAACTTAATTTTGATTGGGTAGGAATTCCATCTCGAGATAAccaaaaatgtatcaaaattgtaTTCACATCACGAATTGAAAAGGAGTGTCAAAAGATGGGAAGTCAAGTGAATTTTCATGTTTCTATTTTGCTCAAGGAAGAAGCCTGGTATCTCTTTCAGTCAATGACAGgtgatgttgtatatgaacctCATATTTATCCAATTGCAAAACAAGTTGCAAAGGAATGTGGAGGTTTGCCTCTCGCTATTGTAATTGTTGGTAAAGCACTTGAAAATGAGAAAGAGCTTACTGCATGGGAGGATGGATTTGAACAATTACAAAATTCACAGTCATCTTCCTTCCCAGATGTTCACAATTATGTTTACTCGCGCATCGAGCTTAGTTTCAAAATTTTGGGTAGCACAGAACACAAGAAGCTCCTTATGCTTTGTGGATTATTTCCAGAAGACTTTGATATTCCTATTGAAATTTTATTGCGTCATGCAATAGGCTTGGGATTGTTCAAAGCCGTTGGTGAGCCATTGAAAGCAAGAAATCGAGTGCGTAGTTTGGTGGGCGATCTAAAGAGATGTTTCTTGTTGTTGGACAGCAATGTTCCAGGGTGTGTGAAGATGCACGACATTGTACGTGATGTTGTCATCTTAGTTTCATTTAAAACTGAACACAAGTTTATGGTGAAATATGACATGAAGAGgctgaaagaagaaaaattgaatgACATCAATGCAATATCACTTATCTTGGATCACACTATAGAGTTAGAAAACAGCTTAGATTGTCCTACGCTTCAACTTCTACAAGTGCGATCAAAAGGAGATGGACCAAATCAATGGCCAGAACATTTCTTCAGAGGAATGAGAGCACTCAAAGTTTTGTCTATGCACAATTTACACATTCAAAAACTTTCATCTTTTTCACAAGCTTTGGTTAGTCTTCATACACTACAAGTAGAATATTGTGATGTTGGTGATATATCTATAATTGGTAAGGAACTTACACACATAGAAGTCCTAAGTTTTGCACACTCTAATATTAAAGAACTTCCAATTGAAATAGGAAACTTGAGCATTCTAAGATTATTAGATTTGACAAATTGCAATGATCTTAATGTCATTTCTAGTAATGTCTTGATAAGACTGTCTCGATTGGAAGAACTTTATTTAAGGATGGACAATTTTCCTTGGAAAGGAAATGAGGTTGCAATCAACGAGTTAAAAAAGATATCTTATCAGCTAAAGGTCTTTGAGATAAAAGTTAGAGGGACTGAAGTTTTAATCAAGGATTTGGACTTATACAATCTACAAAAGTTTTGGATCTATGTGGATATTTATAGTGATTTTCAGCGCTCTGCACATTTCGAGTCAAATTTATTGCAAATTAGTGCTATAGACTATCAATCTATTAATAGCATACTGATGATCTCACAATTGATTAAGAAATGTGAAATCCTCGCAATAAGAAAGGTGAAAGACTTGAAAAATGTTATGAGACAATTGTCACATGATTGTCCAATTCCATACTTGAAAgatttgagggttgattcatgTCCTGATCTGGAGTATTTGATAGATTGTACTACTCATTGCAGTGGCTTTTCACAAATTAGGTCATTGTCTTTGAAAAATCTTCAGAATTTTAAAGAGATGTGTTATACACCTAATTACCATGAAATCAAGGGATTGATGATTGACTTCTCATATTTGGTGGAGTTGAAGTTAAAAGACCTCCCATTATTTATTGGCTTTGACAAAGCTAAGAATTTGAAAGAGCTCAATCAAGtaagtaatttatgtttttaggtggttattgattattattatcaCTTAATTGAAATGCATAATATgttcattaaaatttaaatatgtattaGTGGATTGTCACTTACCTGTTTTaatttatctaattttttatttgcataatcatcaaattttcaattgtttacACAGGTAACAAGAATGAATTGTGCTCAATCTGAAGCTACTAGAGTTGATGAAGGTGTTCTATCAATGAATGACAAGTTGTTTTCATCTGAGTGGATGCAACAATTCCCAAAATTGGAAACAATCTTCCTAGAAAAGTGTTCTTCCATTAATGTGGTCTTTGACACTCAAAGATATTCATACTCAGATGGCCAAGTATTTCCTCAATTGAAAGAAATGGAGATATTTGACCTTAATCAACTAACTCATGTGTGGAGTAAAGCTCTGCATTATGTTCAaggttttcaaaatttgaaaagctTGACAATATCAAGTTGTGACTCTTTGAGACATGTATTTACTCCAGCTATTATTAGAGAAGTCACCAATCTTGAGAAATTGGAGATAAAATCTTGTAAGTTGATGGAGTATTTAGTGACCAATGAAGAAGATGGCGAAGAAGGTGGTCAAATTAATAAAGAGGAAGTAAATATTATCTCGTTTGAAAAACTAGATTCCTTAAAACTTTCTGGACTCCCAAATCTAGCACGTGTTTCTGCAAATTCTTGCGAGATAGAATTTCCATCCTTAAGAAAGTTGGTGATTGATGATTGTCCAAAGCTAGATACATTGTTTTTGCTAAGTGCATATACAAAGCACAACAATCATTATGTTGCATCATATTCAAATCTTGATGGCACTGGTGTTAGCGATTTTGACGAAAACTACCCAAGATCttctaattttcattttggatgTATGCCATTGTGTTATAAACTGATCCGTCAaagcaacaaaaataacaaaatcaagGTATACGTGTACGTCacacatatttttaattatccaCTATTCATATTTTAACGTGTTGATTATCATTGCTTAATAGTGTTTCTAACTAGATTGTACACAACTTTTATTACATGATTAGGGTCCTTCTGTTTCCGAAAGGAAACCCAGGGTAGAGTTGGGTGGTGCATCTCTTCTTGAAGAACTTTTTATAACGGGTGATTTGCAtgataaattgtttttgaaaggGATGGATCAAGCAAGGATAAGAGGTGGGCCAGTTATAGACGGGCACTTGTTCCCATACTTAAAATCACTAATCATGGGGTACAGTGACAAAATAACTGTCTTGTTATCTTTCTCGTCCATGCGATGTTTTGAGCAGTTAGAGAAGCTACACATATTTGAATGCAATAACTTAAATGAGATAGTATCTCAAGAAGAATCAGAATCAAGTGGAGAAAAGATTATATTCCCTGCATTGAAATCTCTAATTCTTACAAACCTTCCAAAGCTTATGGCCTTCTTCCAAAGTCCCTATAATCTTGATTGTCCATCACTGCAAAGTGTGCAAATCAGTGGTTGTCCCAATATGGATGTGTTTTCACACGGATTTTGTAGTACACCTAAGCTTGAGGACTGCAACATACGTATTGGATCCCTCGGCAGCAGCTACATTCATAAGAATGACATGAATGCTACTATACAAGGGTTTAAAACATTTGTAAGCCTcgtcttatatatattatatagagattacattatattcataaatttcATGATATACCTAGTAAActtaaataatttcaaataagTATTTGAAATAATCATTTTGGAGAAAGCCATGAATTAGTTATCTTTAGATTACAAGTCAGGCGTTACATTTGGGAGCTAATTAAATGAATATATTGTAGGTGGCATTACAAAGCTCGGAGATGTTGAATTGGACGGAGCTATATGGTCAAGGCATGTTTGGATACTTTGGAAAAGAACGAGAAATCAGTATCAGGGAATATCATAGATTATCAATGCTTGTACCATCCAATGAGATACAAATGCTTCAACATGTGAGGACACTGGATGTAAGTTATTGTGATTCATTGGTTGAGGTGTTTGAATCAATAAGAGAATCTACAAGAAAAAGGGATGTTACTACACATTATCAGCTACAAGAGATGACATTGAGTTCGTTGCCAAGATTGAATCAGGTATGGAAACACAATATCGCTGAGTTTGTAAGCTTTCAGAATCTAACAGTAATGTATGCTTTTCAATGCGACAATTTGAGGAGTTTGTTCTCCCACTCTATGGCTAGAAGCCTTGtgcaacttcaaaaaatagtaGTTGAGAAATGTAAAATGATGGAGGAGATAATAACAATGGAAGAAGAATATATCGGAGGAGGGAACAAAATCAAGACTTTATTTCCTAAGTTGGAGGTATTGAAACTTTGTGATCTTCCTATGTTGGAATGTGTTTGTTCAGGAGATTATGACTATGATATCCCTTTATGCACTATTGAAGAAGACAGGgaattaaataataatgataaggTTCAGATTTCATTTCCACAATTAAAGGAGTTAGTGTTTCGTGGAGTGCCGAAGATCAAGTGTTTTTGTTCAGGAGGGTACAACTACGATATTGAGCTCTTGTCAATTGAAGAGGGTACAAATAGGAGAACTTTTCCATATGGAAAGGTTATTGTAAACACACCCAGCCTTCGTACACTACGTTGGGATAAGGATGGGCTGTTGGTCGCTGTTAACACACTTGGGGACCTAAATTTGACAATATATTATgttcaaaattcaaagaaatACATGGTACAACTTTCTCCCAACTCAAACATTATGTGGAAATTATCaacttttaaatttggattACATCAAGTTTATGTTGTGTGCTGTGCAGGTGGAGTTGCAAAAATTAGAGACGTTTAAAGATATGGACGAAGAGCTTCTTGGCTACATCAAAAGAGTAACACACCTTGACATTGTAAACTGTCACAAGCTATTGAATTGCATCCCATCCAACATGATGCACTTATTATCACATTTGGAGAAACTCTCTGTTAATGAATGTGAGTACTTAGAAGAGATATTTGAATCAACTGATAGCATGTTGCAGTGGGAGCTAGTGTTCTTAAAATTGCTTTCTCTTCCAAAACTGAAGCACATTTGGAAAAACCATTGTCAAGGATTCGATTGTTTACAATTGATAATCATCTATGAGTGCAATGATTTGGAATATGTTCTTCCGGATGTTTCCGTGCTCACAAGCATTCCAAATTTGTGGTTAATTGGTGTGTATGAATGCCAGAAGATGAAGGAGATCATTGGGAATAATTGCAATCCTACTGATTGTGTACAACAGAAAGCTAAAATTAAATTCCCGAAATTAATGAAGATTGAACTGCAGAAGCTTCCTAGCCTCAAATGTTTCGGTCAAAGCTCTTTCCCTTGCTATATTGAGATGCCACAATGTCGgcgaataaaaattgaagacTGCCCAGAGATGAAGACCTTTTGGTTCGAAGGAATCTTATACACCCCACGTCTTTAtgaaatttctttaaaaaataccaAATTTGACGAATACGAAGATGTTAATGACGTGATACAACGACACAATAAATGATCGAGTGTTGGTATGAGGTATTACAACTTTCTCCGCCTCTTTCTCCTTCTGTCTTACTC is from Medicago truncatula cultivar Jemalong A17 chromosome 1, MtrunA17r5.0-ANR, whole genome shotgun sequence and encodes:
- the LOC25481847 gene encoding uncharacterized protein, which codes for MEFLTELAKEAISKLGELAVESTLKQIEYMTHYKKIIADLEEEHDKLEGVKEALQGWVDTKRMNREGIEPNIQNWLNDVAAFENVLKSFYEDKVKMNKKCFGGKCPNLTYNYSLGKQASKSIEYITKLKEEKNEFQLISYHKAPPTLGSTFTEDIKSLESRKKIITEIIDKLKDDAFKRISICGMGGVGKTTLVKELIKSVENELFDKVVMAVISQNPDYKNIQSQIADCLGLSLKSESVEGRGRELMQRLKEIDDDGKTKVLIVLDDVWSELNFDWVGIPSRDNQKCIKIVFTSRIEKECQKMGSQVNFHVSILLKEEAWYLFQSMTGDVVYEPHIYPIAKQVAKECGGLPLAIVIVGKALENEKELTAWEDGFEQLQNSQSSSFPDVHNYVYSRIELSFKILGSTEHKKLLMLCGLFPEDFDIPIEILLRHAIGLGLFKAVGEPLKARNRVRSLVGDLKRCFLLLDSNVPGCVKMHDIVRDVVILVSFKTEHKFMVKYDMKRLKEEKLNDINAISLILDHTIELENSLDCPTLQLLQVRSKGDGPNQWPEHFFRGMRALKVLSMHNLHIQKLSSFSQALVSLHTLQVEYCDVGDISIIGKELTHIEVLSFAHSNIKELPIEIGNLSILRLLDLTNCNDLNVISSNVLIRLSRLEELYLRMDNFPWKGNEVAINELKKISYQLKVFEIKVRGTEVLIKDLDLYNLQKFWIYVDIYSDFQRSAHFESNLLQISAIDYQSINSILMISQLIKKCEILAIRKVKDLKNVMRQLSHDCPIPYLKDLRVDSCPDLEYLIDCTTHCSGFSQIRSLSLKNLQNFKEMCYTPNYHEIKGLMIDFSYLVELKLKDLPLFIGFDKAKNLKELNQVTRMNCAQSEATRVDEGVLSMNDKLFSSEWMQQFPKLETIFLEKCSSINVVFDTQRYSYSDGQVFPQLKEMEIFDLNQLTHVWSKALHYVQGFQNLKSLTISSCDSLRHVFTPAIIREVTNLEKLEIKSCKLMEYLVTNEEDGEEGGQINKEEVNIISFEKLDSLKLSGLPNLARVSANSCEIEFPSLRKLVIDDCPKLDTLFLLSAYTKHNNHYVASYSNLDGTGVSDFDENYPRSSNFHFGCMPLCYKLIRQSNKNNKIKGPSVSERKPRVELGGASLLEELFITGDLHDKLFLKGMDQARIRGGPVIDGHLFPYLKSLIMGYSDKITVLLSFSSMRCFEQLEKLHIFECNNLNEIVSQEESESSGEKIIFPALKSLILTNLPKLMAFFQSPYNLDCPSLQSVQISGCPNMDVFSHGFCSTPKLEDCNIRIGSLGSSYIHKNDMNATIQGFKTFVALQSSEMLNWTELYGQGMFGYFGKEREISIREYHRLSMLVPSNEIQMLQHVRTLDVSYCDSLVEVFESIRESTRKRDVTTHYQLQEMTLSSLPRLNQVWKHNIAEFVSFQNLTVMYAFQCDNLRSLFSHSMARSLVQLQKIVVEKCKMMEEIITMEEEYIGGGNKIKTLFPKLEVLKLCDLPMLECVCSGDYDYDIPLCTIEEDRELNNNDKVQISFPQLKELVFRGVPKIKCFCSGGYNYDIELLSIEEGTNRRTFPYGKVIVNTPSLRTLRWDKDGLLVAVNTLGDLNLTIYYVQNSKKYMVELQKLETFKDMDEELLGYIKRVTHLDIVNCHKLLNCIPSNMMHLLSHLEKLSVNECEYLEEIFESTDSMLQWELVFLKLLSLPKLKHIWKNHCQGFDCLQLIIIYECNDLEYVLPDVSVLTSIPNLWLIGVYECQKMKEIIGNNCNPTDCVQQKAKIKFPKLMKIELQKLPSLKCFGQSSFPCYIEMPQCRRIKIEDCPEMKTFWFEGILYTPRLYEISLKNTKFDEYEDVNDVIQRHNK